One segment of Xanthomonas oryzae pv. oryzae DNA contains the following:
- the hemE gene encoding uroporphyrinogen decarboxylase produces the protein MLKNDRLLRALNRQPVDRTPVWLMRQAGRYLPEYRATRARAGSFLSMAKNPDIACEVTLQPLQRFPLDAAILFSDILTIPDAMGLELYFVEGEGPKFRHPVRDAAAIHRLGVPDMETELRYVMDAVRVIRRELDGSVPLIGFSGSPWTLACYMIEGGGSKEYARIKAMAFNAPEVLHHLLGTVTDAVIAYLAAQRAAGAQALQVFDTWGGVLSPAMYHEFSLPYLTRIAHELERGEGAERTPLVLFGKGNGAYVADLAASGAEAVGVDWTISLADAAQRAGGRVALQGNLDPATLYGSPEAIRTEVGKTLDSYAQGNGGSREGHVLNLGHGMSPDMNPEHVGVLVEAVQRLSKR, from the coding sequence ATGCTCAAGAACGATCGCCTGCTGCGCGCCCTCAACCGTCAGCCCGTGGACCGCACCCCTGTCTGGTTGATGCGCCAGGCCGGCCGCTATTTGCCGGAATACCGTGCCACCCGCGCGCGCGCCGGCAGCTTCCTGAGCATGGCCAAAAACCCGGACATCGCCTGCGAAGTGACCCTGCAGCCGCTGCAACGGTTTCCGCTGGATGCGGCGATCCTGTTCTCCGACATCCTGACCATCCCCGATGCGATGGGCCTGGAGCTGTATTTCGTCGAAGGCGAAGGCCCCAAGTTCCGCCACCCGGTGCGCGATGCCGCCGCAATCCACCGCCTGGGCGTGCCGGACATGGAAACCGAGCTGCGCTACGTGATGGATGCCGTGCGCGTGATCCGCCGCGAGCTGGACGGCTCCGTGCCGTTGATCGGTTTCTCCGGCAGCCCGTGGACGCTGGCCTGCTACATGATCGAAGGCGGCGGCAGCAAGGAATACGCACGCATCAAGGCAATGGCCTTCAACGCACCAGAGGTGCTGCATCACCTGCTCGGCACCGTGACCGACGCGGTGATCGCCTACCTGGCCGCACAGCGCGCCGCCGGTGCGCAGGCGCTGCAGGTGTTCGACACCTGGGGCGGCGTGCTCTCGCCGGCGATGTACCATGAATTCTCGCTGCCCTACCTCACCCGCATCGCGCATGAGCTGGAACGCGGTGAAGGCGCCGAGCGCACGCCGCTGGTGTTGTTCGGCAAGGGCAATGGCGCCTATGTGGCCGATCTGGCCGCCAGCGGCGCCGAAGCGGTGGGCGTGGACTGGACCATCTCACTGGCCGACGCCGCGCAGCGCGCAGGCGGCCGTGTCGCCCTGCAGGGCAACCTCGACCCGGCCACCCTGTACGGCTCGCCCGAGGCCATCCGCACCGAAGTCGGCAAGACCCTGGACAGCTATGCGCAAGGCAATGGCGGCTCGCGCGAAGGCCACGTCTTGAACCTCGGCCACGGCATGTCGCCGGATATGAATCCGGAGCATGTGGGCGTACTGGTGGAAGCGGTGCAGCGTTTGAGCAAGCGGTAA
- a CDS encoding WGR domain-containing protein: protein MRILLQHDPGGNAPLRYVQLTLQPDLFGGWELLRETGEIGGRTQLRRDQYLQQDEADRAFDKAREIQLKRGFQLITGGADAPP, encoded by the coding sequence ATGCGCATTCTTCTACAACACGATCCCGGCGGTAACGCGCCGCTCCGCTACGTCCAGCTCACCCTGCAACCGGATCTGTTCGGCGGCTGGGAGCTTCTGCGCGAAACCGGCGAGATCGGTGGACGCACACAACTGCGACGCGACCAGTACCTGCAACAGGATGAAGCGGACCGCGCCTTCGACAAGGCGCGCGAGATCCAACTCAAACGCGGCTTCCAACTCATCACCGGCGGCGCCGACGCGCCGCCCTGA